The DNA segment TTTGTAAGTATCAAACTGGTAAACCAGATATTAGAATTAGGCTTAAAACTAAACTTCTATCACTAAAGATCAATACCCAATAATGCGTTAAAAGTTTATCCTCAATTGTTCCATTTAAGTGAAATTGCAAGCCAAAGAATGACAGCATTTTCGTTTGTAATTGTATGAATTGGAATATCACTTATGAAAGTTAAACATCAATAGTGTAAACAAATTAAAAGACATATAAGTATCGtcaaattaaactaaaataactttgattattttagtttaatttgatGATACTTATATGTCCTTTAATTTTTTTACACTATTGATGTTTAACTCTTATAAGTGATATTCCAACTCATACAATTTCAAACGAAAATACTGTCATTCTTTGACTTGTAGTTTCACTTAAATGGAATAACCGAGGATAAACTTTTAACGCCTTATTGGGTATTGATCTATTTGATTGTTTTAGTTTAATTTGACGATACTTATATGTCCTTTAATTTTTTTACACTATTGATGTTTAGCTCTCATAAGTGGTATTCCAACTCATACAATTCCAAACGAAAATGCTGTCATTCTCTGGCTTGCAGTTTCACTTAAATGAAATAACTGAGGATAAACTTTTAATGCCTTAATGGGTATTGATCTGTTTCGTAATCGTGATGCTGAAACATAAATGCCTCGGCATTGGGATCATGAGTTTGATCACATCTTTCAAGAAAAATCATCTCCTCTTATTTCTAGAATGGTCCATTTCCAATAAACCTTACTTCATTATATCCCTTTAAAATGCCTAACATAAAGCTGTATAATTAAGCTCCTGATTAAGAAGATCTAATGTGTTATTCCAAGGCAAAGATTTTATGTGCCCTTCAAACAGGAGGTTCTGACtttgaatgaaaaaaaaatctacaatcatagataaataatttaaaaaattattaaatactgTCATTCAATTTGGCTTGGTACTAATAAGATTAATCCTCCATGTGGGGTGGACCCCACGAAGTGTccataaataatgacctcatTGGAGGTTTCCTTTCCCTAATTCTCAAGAGGACTTGTTTTCAATACCTGATTCTATTGTGAGTTCTCATAATAACATAACCTCATAGTGTCGACATGGTTTGCCAGGAAGAGCTCTTGATACAGAAAGTCTGCGGCTTGTATGATCAAATCTCAGGCCTTGAAAGTCTCAAACCTTCCAAAGATGTCGACATGCTCTTCACACAGCTTGTTCTCACGTGCATGCCACCAAACCCTATTGATGTTAACAAGCTTTCCAAGAAAATCCAGGAAATGAGGTCTAAGCTCATTAGACTCTGCGGAGAAGCTGAAGGTCTCTTAGAGGCTCATTTCTCTACCATCTTAGGTTCTTTTGAAACCCCTCTTGATCATCTCAACATCTTCCCTTATTATTCAAACTACCTTAAGCTTAGCCACCTTGAGTTCACCATCCTTAAACAGCATTACCCTCATGTCCCTAGCCAAGTTGCCTTTGTGGGTTCTGGCCCTCTTCCCCTGACTTCAATTGTGCTAGCCTGCAAACACCTCACCACCACCTCTTTCCACAACTATGATATTGACCCATCAGCCAATTCCAGGGCTCTTCGCTTGGTCTCCTCTCATCCTGACATCTCCAAACGATTCTTCTTTCACACAACTGATATCTTGAATGTTGCCAATGGACTGAAAGAGTTTGATGTAGTTTTCTTGGCAGCTCTTGTTGGTATGGACAAGGAGGAAAAGATTAGGGTCATTCATCACTTGGCTAAGCACATGGCTCCTGGGGCTATTTTATTGCTAAGGAGTGCTCATGGTGCTAGGGCTCTTCTGTATCCAGTGGTGGATCCTTGTGATCTCATAGGATTTGAGGTTCTTTCGGTGTTTCATCCTACTGATGAAGTGATAAATTCAGTTGTCATCGCTCGTAAACATCAAGTGCCTATACAGTCATCATCAATAGATCAGCAAGCTCTTGTCCCCAATATAGTACAGCTGCCTACCAAGTGTTCTGAGATCCAAGCATTCAATCCCCTTAACCATGGAAACATGGTTGAGGAATTGACCATTGAGGAGCAACTCTGacaaattctctctctctctctctctctctctctcgataTATCCACATGGAAATTGGATCTTAAAATAGAATCTTGTGTCACGATCATGAATGTCTAACATATTATCTATCTGCTATTGATCTTCTCCTGCTATTTGTGTGtttactatatttaaatattttgatgAATAACGATTCCCATTTCAATCTGTGTTTCAAAAACATTTCTTTCTGTCTAATTTTACTTTGATCAATAACGATAAATAtccattttttttaattgcaGAACATTTCTCACTTTAAGTTGatctttattactcttaacatccATTAATGCGTATATTATAGACAGTAACACATGTTAGCTTCATCTTAGATTCCTCATCTTCTACACTTCCAAATTTGTCCTATTTCATACCTTATCTTATTAACTTCTACCTTCGCGATTATAACAAGAAAACTATTTAACTTTTGCGTATAGAAATCATATACTTCTAtgctattaattaatatatttacgtCAATCTAACAAAATTACAGATAAATACAACTTAATTATTcactcataaatttaattattataatgcaTTGATGTGtgagaataataataatataagatGTGAATgcgataaattataaaatattctcAGAGCACTAAATCAACGCTTCTAAcgcttataaaaaaatttattattcttaaaatataaaagttggactatatataattattattgaaGATGCATATATACCAAGAACATCTAATAATTTCTCAATGGATGCCATATAGTTTTGTTGGACATCATTTCAAGAATAGCATAAAGCTTCCACATTAGCTTACGTCTGCTCATTACAAGAAGCAATCAGTTCATAAAGCCTTTACCTTGTGGAAAATTTTAGGTATAACGGTTATATTATGATCAAATATgtagtttattttatttgattttcattaaaattaacattaaaatttaaaatttcaaaattttataaatgaCTCAAACATCACTAATCAAAGTTTATAGATATCATATACATGACAAGATAAGAGATGAACAGTACAAGAGATGAAAAAAATTGAAGACGACTATTTTTTTTTTGGATTGTACACCTTTTGCATATAAAGCAAGCAGGCCATCTTATCCTATAATTTGTCTGTGCTTAAAACTCACTATCATATCCTTTTTTGTTTGTTTTCTGTCATAATTAGGAAAACAATGGAGCCAATATTGATGCCCAGTTGCCCACACTTGTTTCTTCAACTTGCTTATGGTGCTTAAAAAACCTACAAAAGGTTTTCCATACATTTCTtctctctctattttttttttcttatttttaaaagaaaatttattgtggaGGTTTCTGTTGTCTTATTCAATATACTAGAGAGTGATATTTGCagagaaattatatttttattttcccGTTCAAAATTCTTTTTTCCCAAGATATTTATgtatttgattatatatatagCAGGAACTACTTGGAGCTTGGGGCCATGGCccctataattttttaaaattaaaattttacccataattttattatattttttaaaaaattgttgtttcttcctaaaatttttaaaattgaaattttacctgtaaattttaacatatatatttttttaaaaaaaattattgtttatcccttcaatattttattttatgtaaattttattcatatttttttatattatttaattttttttagaaatttatgttatttaattttgatctctacatattttattttcttatttagtctttatatttttattttatgtaattttcttttaatatttatttttcgcTCCAATCATAAatttctctttatatatatatatatatataatttcattctTGTTCCTATGAGAAGGTAAGGGACTTGAGGCGCATGAATAATTAGTATAGTCGCTAtatataaggtgaagaatgtgttgATTGATATAATAAAAATTCTCCCGTGTAAACTTCTGCTTTCTCTATCCGTGTCCCCCTATTTTCTGGCTCATTCTTCCGTTTTCTCTTTCCAATTTCTTGCGATCCAAACAGATAGGGGCTCAATCAGAGTGTTTTTGGTCCACCATTTACCATTCTTTCGCCCCTGATTCTCTTATCTTCGTGTCTTATTCTGTTTACATTCTTGGGAAATAAATAGAATATCAAGAAACAAGAGAATTTTCCCCCCTACTGGAGCGTTCCATGATGACATTTTTATAAGCGGACGCTGATGAAATCATGAAGATTGAAATTTGTAATCCTATAGCCCAAAACAGTATCACTTGTTTATGAGCAAAAGCCCAAATTAACTTGCCTTGCTTTACTTGTTTTTTATCAGGATCCTAACAGGTAACACCATCAACAGAGAGGAGCCTCTTCTTTTAGGAATTTATCCAAAAGGTTTTGATTTGGAGAGAGGCCCAATTGATTAGGATATTTTCGGTTTTATCGGCTAATAGCCAGTTCCCCACACCCAGGCCAACCCTCCTTTTCAATCAGAGCAATCACAACACTTCACAATTATGTCAACTTCTTCCATAACGAAAGTAAACTGGAAAAACCCCACAGGTGCACGCTCAGGCTTGGCTCATTCTGGTGGAAAGTTGGGAACAAAGAAACTGACATAAAAATGAAACCAAATGATTATGGTAGCATATGACTTGTACGTAGTTAACTTTACATGTATGCATGTTCCacaaaaatattacaaaaaagaaaattttcagaTAAATTTGCTTTAATAATGTGAGTAGAAGATGAGGATAGTTTAATTAAAACCAAAAGATCAAATGTCAGTCCCCTGTAGCTCCACCTCCAGCATCAAAGTAGGAATGCCCTCCCATGCTGCTGCTGACACTATCCATAAGAGCAAATCTCATATCTTCAGATGGCTTCCAATGCCGCTTCCGCTGGTTGATGAACCAGTTGTTTATCTGTTTTTGATCTAGTCCAGTAATCTTTGATAACTTCGCTTTCTCCTCTTCCTGTATCATAATTCAATCTTTTCAGTGTTCAGCATTTCTTATTCAGTAGTCATTTGTTCAACTTACAAGCATCAACTCTACTTGTCCCTTTTGCTCATGGACATGGTCCTATCATGGTTGATCCTTGCAAAGTTCTAATCAGTTGTGGAAAGGAAACAAACAGAATTGTGAAAATTGGTAGAAAATGGTAACAAGTGTTCACCGTAGGATATGGCCATTTGTAATGATTACTCCACCAGTCCAAAAGAATCATCCTTGCATCCTCCGGTAGTTtgcctttctttcttttctttaagaACTCCTTTCTCAAATTACTAAGATAGCCACTGTACTTGCGCAAGAGCATTCCTTTAAGGTCCTGATCATGAGAACGGCCACCAGAAGATTCTTGACTTTCTGATGCCTCAACCTCACCACAGCTCAACTCCTCCTCTGAAGTTCCTGCTGCTTCATCTGCAGGCAAACAAAAGAAAACATAAAAAGGATTAAATGGTAGTGCATAGTTACATTTTCCTTGGAAAATCCACAATACATTAAAACATACTCATATTCTAGACCCATAAAGAGCATGTTGATTTCCAAGTCCAAAGGCATGAATCTTTTAAAGTGAAGGGAATGGGCTACGAAATGTCATCTGTGGCAGAATCTATTAAAggttttaaactaaaaatgtgCAGAATATCATGGGGAACAGGTCAATTTTCAAGAAAATTATCATCCATGATATTGGATATACATTAGTAACATAGTAAAGTCTCAGGTTTCCTATCATCATGTGGCTGTCTTCTTTGTTTGTAATAGCATAAAATCTAGTTTCAATGCATATATACATAGCAGGCCCATGTGGTTGAAAACTTGGGAATGCATCAGGATATGATAATTAAATCACCCAAAATATAACCAAGCACAAAAGAAATAAGGCCAACATAGTAGTTATAACTTGATTgtgaatttttatttatatacaaGAAAACAAGCATTCCTTATTTTTCTAAGTTCCTTCGATAAAAGATCATTTTCCCTTATTCATTACCTAGAGACATCATTAATTTGCCAAATTTTGTTCATCCTGGTCTCAAAGAAACACTATCACCACAACACAGACGCCAGATCCTGTAGATTTAAGTTTTGAGTTATTAACAAGTGGCATCTAAACTTCATCTTTAACTCCAAGGCCACCACTAGGTGTCCAGGTTGAAGCACACATCTATTAGTGCATAGTATTTCAATGCTCTCTAATGGGGTAAAACTTTGCATTGTCTATATTGGGACTTGTCCAATCATCACCATAGAAGCTccattagagaaaaaaaaatagtacTACATAATAGATCGAAGACAGCGGTTGAAAACCACGGTCATATATGCTTAAACTATAGCCACAAATCAATAGTAACGGTTTAAAAACCGCTAAATCTACGTCCGTTGCCATAGCATAAAGCAACGACATAATTATATTTTAGCAATGAACAAAAATCGTTGTCTTGAATGGGTGTAAATCATTGTTATTCAACAGTTTTAGTAATAATTttgttaaatatttttatataatttgttAATTAGTTTTGAACCGTTATAAAACTACTGCCTTGTATGCATAAAGGCAACAGTTTTATAATTGCTGAAAAAAATCTGTTGCCTTAAATCTAATATGCAGGTAGTGAACACTAATGAAGCAAATAATAGGACTAACAACGAGTAAAGGCAAGTTCTAATATAACAAGAAGGCAAAGTAAATTCTACAACTGAATgtaaccaaataaataaataaataaaaccttCTATCTTCAACAAATGATATAGTAAAATTACATGCTGAAACAGCGTCCACCTCCGATTTCTAGGTACTGTTGCAAGCAGTCCTAAATGCATCTATGGATGTAAACACTGCTGCCTAAACTATGTAAGCTTTAGGGGCTATCTAAGTTCCTTAAAAAAATTGTTTGCATTCTAATAAAATTACAGCAGCAAAACTTTACATTGTACTTTGGCATAGTATAAGTGTAACTAACACAGCCCACTTCAACCAAAAGCCAATACTACTGCACCAGATGTACATAAACACAACACTTTCAATACGAAATTAACAACTGAAATTTTATTATAAGTACaactgataaaaaaattaatccaCTTCCACTTCCACTTCCACTTCCACAGCATGTCCTTTAAGTAGCTACCATGAGTAAAAAGGTCAAACACTGAACGGAGTACCTTCTGTACACATGGTCCAGCCTTCAGCCAGAGCATTGCAAATTAAAAGTTATACAGTGGacataaagaatatatatatatatatatatatatatatatatatatatatatattccaatcAACTGTTCTTGAAATTTCAACAAGGCTATCATATTTCTACATCTAATTCTGAAGCAACAGCCAATCAGATTTCAAATCCAGTCTTATTGGAAGTGATATAATGTGGTGTTCTAAGAACTACCGCTGTTAATACTATTTCCCAAATGCAAGCCTTTTTATGGGGCACAGTCCCCAAAGAAAGGGTAAGAAAGAAAGTAGTTTCCTAAAGTCCAATTCTAGCCTTCCTGAAAAGGGAGTGAAACAATCAACCATTAAGCAAAGAATCAAGTGGCTGTCAGAAATTCATTCACAGTCTGCATATTGATTCTTAGTAGCTATCCAGTTGTAAATGAGATGGGCAAAAATACGATAAGTCAAAGATACCCTTCAAGAGGAATATCAAGCTAAATTCTCATTTGAATAAGCAAAAGCAAACTTCTTTGTCCACAAATTTATGCACCATACAGATAGGCAATACTTGCATTTCTGAGAACAATATATTAGAGTTTAATTAGCCTAACAATGCCCAAGTCCAAACTCTTTTGAGGCCGTCAAATATTGagaaaaattgaatattttatttcaaataaacTGAAAAATAGGTTAAGTACGATCCATGAATGATAAAGCTAACATCTTCAAACCACAAGTGCAACAAAGTAAAAATACTGGCTGACATAAGAATCATACATATACTAAGGGGGAAAAACAATTATACACATGGAGCCATCTAATAACCAGATTTCAATTGCAAAGCTACGGTGATTTGTATACACTGTAAGAGACTACTCAAGAAAAGGAAGCCAATCAAGCATGCCTAAACACTTGAtggaaaaaaaatttagtaatctACATGCGTGCTTGAATATGAACATTTCAAACCTGAAATAAACAATGCATTGGGAGGGTAGAAAACAGGaaagaaaatttagaaaattatGTAGATGACATTGGCAATTGACAACTGAAAGATGTGGGGATGAGTATTTACTCAAGGGAATCCCAACTTTTCAACTCAAACATTAGAAATACTGTTCTTTTAACATGCACAGTGGGAAAAGATTGATCGAGCCCAGTGTACTTCTCCACTATTCAAGATAGCTGTTTTTATGCATAGAATTGAATACCATGACACGTTTAAACTTCTACCATAAAAGTGCAAGTTAAATACATGGAAACTAAATTAGAAAATGCACAGTGCAATAACTTTACCAGAGCCATAATCAAAGGTTTTTGTCAGTGTTCCTTTACAAAGATTACTCAGTTGTGATTCTATGTTGCTCAAGAATGTAGTCGCCTCATCGAACGGCCTTGATAGCTCCTCCTTGTATCTATGGAGTATCTCACAATATGATTCCTTGAAAAACAACAGCAGTTTTTAGGCCCTAGCTAATTGTTCCAAGAATATTACTATCAGACCTATTAGAACATAAATTACACTGAAAATAATTAATGTTCCATTTGGTCGAATTAAAAGGAAAGGGAAAGAAGAGATTAAAAGTAGAGTTTtcttttcatgaattttcttgagaACCAAACGCACGAAGAGAGTGGAATTAAAGACACTATGAAAATGAAACTTTGGCTTTCACCATGAACTCGTCGAGCTCTGGATCAGCTCCTATTTCGCTGCTGCAACTCTTGATTGAATAGTTCTCTCTGCCTATTTGTTCAAGAAGAGACGCCATTTCTGGTGGTGCACCAACCTTGAAAAAGCCACATAGAAACCAAGGAAAAACCTCAGATTTAACGCATACGTACAGTGTATTCTTGTgggctttttttattatttttttctgctTTTAACCTTATTTTTCACTTTTTCAGAAGCAATATATaaaaaaagcactttcaaaatGCTAACAATAGAAGAAAGATACAGCGAAAAACCTTTCGGCATTCTATGTAGGCAGACACTAGGTCTGGATAACGAGGGTGATTGGAGATCTGGGTCTTGTTTAGATCAACCATATGTGATTCAAAAACTTCAGCATGATTACCCGcttgaaattgaagtaaattaccaACTGAAGTGTAGAATTCGTGATTAGCAGTGGTAGTAGTCGTAGAAGCAGTGAAGTTTGAAGGGAAATTTTCAACTGTAACAATATCATCTGAACACCCTATAGTAGGATTAAGCCTATACAAATCCTCCATGGGTGTTGACACATGCAGAAGACGGTGCTAATAAGTATCAATCTTGAATTGAAACAGCAAAAGCTTGACTGATCTTGAAACGACCAGAACTTTTTCAAGAGAACTTTAACCTGGTGATCCAGCTGAGCAAGCCACTAAGATCAGCAATATCTTCGGGCATATCAAAAGACCCGAAACCAAAGTGAGTCGGGCAAATCTCTTCAAGCACGAAGACTTAAGAAGAGCCACCAAGAAGTACTGCAAGCCCAATAatccacagagagagagagagagagagagagagagagagagagaattggaCAGAAAAATACAGTTAGTACTGATCTTGTTTTCTTCGTCTTGCTGTTCTAAAGCTAGAAATAATACAATATAAGTATTAATGTATTAGGAATAAGATCGCAAGATCTTTGCCCTATGGGCCTTGTAACGCAAAAActgcagttcaaaaaaaaaaaaaaaacgatctAAGCTGTAAACGGTAAAACCAAGAAGAGAAGTGAGAAGTTTGATACGAAG comes from the Hevea brasiliensis isolate MT/VB/25A 57/8 chromosome 5, ASM3005281v1, whole genome shotgun sequence genome and includes:
- the LOC110651886 gene encoding homeobox protein knotted-1-like 1 isoform X2, with the translated sequence MEDLYRLNPTIGCSDDIVTVENFPSNFTASTTTTTANHEFYTSVGNLLQFQAGNHAEVFESHMVDLNKTQISNHPRYPDLVSAYIECRKVGAPPEMASLLEQIGRENYSIKSCSSEIGADPELDEFMESYCEILHRYKEELSRPFDEATTFLSNIESQLSNLCKGTLTKTFDYGSDEAAGTSEEELSCGEVEASESQESSGGRSHDQDLKGMLLRKYSGYLSNLRKEFLKKRKKGKLPEDARMILLDWWSNHYKWPYPTDHVHEQKGQVELMLVS
- the LOC110651886 gene encoding homeobox protein knotted-1-like 1 isoform X1; amino-acid sequence: MEDLYRLNPTIGCSDDIVTVENFPSNFTASTTTTTANHEFYTSVGNLLQFQAGNHAEVFESHMVDLNKTQISNHPRYPDLVSAYIECRKVGAPPEMASLLEQIGRENYSIKSCSSEIGADPELDEFMESYCEILHRYKEELSRPFDEATTFLSNIESQLSNLCKGTLTKTFDYGSDEAAGTSEEELSCGEVEASESQESSGGRSHDQDLKGMLLRKYSGYLSNLRKEFLKKRKKGKLPEDARMILLDWWSNHYKWPYPTEEEKAKLSKITGLDQKQINNWFINQRKRHWKPSEDMRFALMDSVSSSMGGHSYFDAGGGATGD
- the LOC110651885 gene encoding nicotianamine synthase; the encoded protein is MVCQEELLIQKVCGLYDQISGLESLKPSKDVDMLFTQLVLTCMPPNPIDVNKLSKKIQEMRSKLIRLCGEAEGLLEAHFSTILGSFETPLDHLNIFPYYSNYLKLSHLEFTILKQHYPHVPSQVAFVGSGPLPLTSIVLACKHLTTTSFHNYDIDPSANSRALRLVSSHPDISKRFFFHTTDILNVANGLKEFDVVFLAALVGMDKEEKIRVIHHLAKHMAPGAILLLRSAHGARALLYPVVDPCDLIGFEVLSVFHPTDEVINSVVIARKHQVPIQSSSIDQQALVPNIVQLPTKCSEIQAFNPLNHGNMVEELTIEEQL